The Mustela nigripes isolate SB6536 chromosome 6, MUSNIG.SB6536, whole genome shotgun sequence DNA window ATGATTATAGTAGTTTTGACTTTCAGAGGCTGTAGCAATAGGATAATAAGGATGGTCACATTAGTTAAAAGTCATTTTGCTATCTTATAAGCGTATTTGTAAGGACAAGTCCTCTGTCTACTGGTTCCATCTTGTCAATTTTGTTAGAGAACAGAGCATTAATGAACTGGGGATCACAGATATTTAGAACAAACTCTgagttcaggttttcttttttattttttaaagattttatttatttgagggagagagagaaggagggggcagaaaggatggggaaggggcagaggaagagagagagaagcagactccccattgagcaaggagcctgacacggggctggatcccaagaccctggcatcatgacatgagccagaggcagacgcttcaccacctgagccacccaggcacccgagttCAGGTTTTAAAACTCACTTTCACTTACTGCCTCCATGGACCCTCAAGGATAGTCTTCATAGGTGGCAAAATTGACTTaggtttcactttttatttccccttccttcAACTACTACTGAGGACTAAGCCTCCCCATTCATACCATTCCCCCTCACCCAgaaaaaagatggagagaaagccCACATAATCCACGAATGCAATTAATTTAACAATAAACTACCAAGAGTGAGTTGCACACTGCTTGCTTTACAGTATGGTTAGCAGCAAAAGCATTAACTGGTCGGATTATACCTAGAATTAAAGATAGGGTCGAATGAACtagtaagattttttaatttcagattacTTCTAGAATAGAGGTAGATGATTCCAGAATAACATACTGCCAAGCTGTATTTCTCATTAATAGAAATGGATTGGCTCATTATTTTCCCTTCAAAGAAACGTAACTCTCATTGAGACTATAATGcttttaaatccattttaatttatattagaaacttctgaagatattttataaacattaaggTATATTTCTGTGCTTCACTCTAGGATTCTGGGTACACTGCAATGATTCCAAGCTAAGCATGTGCACTATGGATGAAGTATGCAAGGCCCAAGCTTATATCTTGTTTTATACCCAGCGAGTTACTGAGAATGGACATTCTAAACTCTTGCCTCCAGAATTCCTGTCTGGTAGCCAACATCCCAATGAAGAAGCTGATACCTCTTCTAATGAAATCCTTAGCTGATCCAAAGACAGTGGGGCTTTCTTCTTGcgattttatatatactttttaaaagggcTTACAATTTtgagtttcattgtttttttactTAGGAATCAGTGCACTGTTTATACATTTTGTATCTACAACAAAATTCCTTTTACAGACATAAGATTAGCATAAATATGTGTATCAATGACAGCAAGCAGGTAACTAAACTTTTTTCAAGTACTTGGGAGTTTTAAACTTAGTATTTACTTCAGACTAGCAttacctcttttttattttgatgtcttaattggctcagatcatgaattTGTGCAATCTTTTACCGAAATTCAGGTGGcatcattttatacatttatttatcttttgtagGCATTTTCTATACAAATTCTTATTAGATGGAAAATTAGATACTTTCTTTACTAATAGtcataccaaaaacaaaaatttctttcagGCCATTTGTATGCTGAAGTTATCTTTGCCCTTTGAAGAGAGTTAAACTACTACTGTGAAATATCAAGGTATCACCTAAATAATCATCAATCACACTAATTTATATTCCTGAGGCTTTGTGTGTTACAGGGCTCAGAATAGACATTACTTTGGTTAACGGAACttccatttttccaaaaatttattaagttttaagaATTGTTCTTTATTTGGCATAGTCCAAAATGAAAACGACAGCTTTATAAATAGTGTATTTAAATTACTTCAGTACTGAGGACATGAAAACAATGATGGCTGGGACTTACAATGATGGTTTGGCAGCAAACAGGTTTGTCCAGATTCTAAATAAACAGTCTTATCAAAAATCTGAATTCAGCAGTGTATTATGATATACAAGTACAGTTTAAGTTGAATAAgttcattttatatgtttaacattagatctcttaaaatttttgaaggaaaaaaattgtcttcttgaagagtaaaaaaaatttgCAACTGAGCAACATATTCAGCATCTTCTATTTCTAAATAGCTAAAGGCTTGGATAAGTTTTGCTCCAATTATGTGAAGATTAGGAGCCTCAGATACTTTAACACTGGGCccttacttttttaattaaaaaattatctaaactTGCATCTTATTAAGAAGTACATATGAAATACTCTGCTCTTCCTTAATAATCTTACTTCTTCAAAATTCAACTGCTGGTAACTATTCACTAACCTCTATAGATCAGCTATTTAACATCTTAGCTCAGGGTTAACAAACTGGaagatcattttttccttttttgaaatctTAATGAAAGAATATCCTGTGGAATGCTGTTCTCGGCTACTGATCATCTATTAAGTATAAGCTTGAAAAGGACCTCTATTAgcaaattttacttaaatttcagAGAACAAGTCATTGGGGCAGCTGATCATGAAGTGCAATGAGAATTTATCTCTGAACAGACCAATCATTTATGCCAAAAATACAGCTTCAGTATTAAATGGCTAAAGTTTAAAATCGTTCATTTAAATACCTATGCAAGTTGTTACCTCAACTGTTAATATaattatacctcattaaaaaTTTATGTGGTCAAGATACTAGAGTCTAGCCTCTCTTAATTTCAAGGATTACTTTGTATTTGGGTTAGCTGCTGTACACTTTTGCACCTAATTTTagggagattattttaaaaaccactctGGAAGCTTTGCTGTTTCTAATAGTATAGGTTGCTTGTTTCAGTACTTAACTTCACTGTAAAAATATATGAGAGAAAGTGACTTAGCCTTTTACTTTAATCCCTCAAAACCAAAACCTTTGAGAGGAGGCTgtggggtatatgggaactctgtactttatGCTCAATTTTGGTACAAATGTAAAactgatataaaaaaataagtctctTAAATTTACAACAAAACTAAAACCTAGCCAATGAACAGAAACTTAAGATTTCTTGTTCTATATCTCATTGTAGACTTTACATTCAGCTAAGTTGATCTAACAAAAAACAACATGTTTTGGttgtaaaataatttactaaAGGCACTATTTGTTAAACATCAAACTAATTTGTTACCAGTAAGGTACATCATTGTAAACATGACAAAATGATTTCAAGAGATACATGGCTAGTAGGTAAACAATACAATTTTCTTTAAGTGACAGCTTTCCTATTTACAAGATCATATTCCTTCCAGCTATTCCAGGGGCTTGCAGTGATGCTACTGCTCCCAACAGTTACACCAGAGAGGGGGAGCTCATAACGGGTTTGAGATAACTGCTAAAGAGGTCTTACAAAACTCCAAAATTCTTCACTCATAAGGTCAATTGTAAAACTCTCTGAGCTTAGAAATCAAGGTACTTTCTGTCTCCCACCAAAACACATGAAGAAGGTGTGGACTCAGAACCCCAAAAGAACTAGCTGGAGGCCCCAAGACCTGTAACATGCCCAAGCATGAATTGGTGAGCTCTGCCACTAGGCACATCacagaaaatggaggaaataatccaaaagtAGCTCTTGAACATTAGCACCATAATAAACATGGCTCATATAGCTAAAAACTAGATTATTTATCCCATAAGATAACATTCATTTATAGCTCTAATGCTGAAAGAGCAGCTTTTTAATGTATAATAGATCTAAGTACAGAAGTCTGGTTTTTCTTCCTATgagaaaaacattaaacaaaatacaaactaaacAGCATCCCAGAGGCAGTGAATCTTATTGTGCTAAAGCATATACAAATTAAGGCTTTACCTTGGtacataaacaattttaaaattatgttggaACATTGCCAAAAATTCAGTTACAAAGAATTCAAGCAATTTGTTCAAGAATCTGTAGTGGGACTCAGTTCAAGCAAGTATTCAGCGTCTTACATTCAACTTATGCACTTAGCTGCCATGTTACTGTAACCTCACTCCCTGAAATGCCACCATAGTTTTTAATTCAAGCCAGTCCAGAGGGCAGGGTGTTAAAGTAATTTGGCTCACTAATGAAAAAGCCTAATGATGCAATTAAACTTTTCTAACTAGAGCACAATCCAAGTACAGGAAGTTTCCCTGTCTTAGTATTTGTAGTTTTAAATGCCCTTTTGGTTTACTGAGTAAGCTGAATACGTTTCCTGGTAAGTACTACCACTGGATAGCGGATCTATATGTTGAGATTTTACTAAATCAAGGTTTTGAGCTGGTATAATGTTCCTACTAGCATGTTTCAATTAACAGATCTTTCCaatgtcagggaaaaaaatgaaagacaaagattAAAATggttctaaaaagaaaacaaaggcaaactATTCCTAAAGCTCTATATTAATTTCTGAAGATTCTCCCACTTTATGCATGTACAGAACTTGTTTCAGCCACTATATCAGAAGAAGTTTCAGTGTAGAGGTCTACAATCAAGATAAAAGTCTCTACATGTTCAGCTATTTATGTTTAGCTAATTCCTGTGCAGAATTATAACCACAGACATTGAAATATAGCTCTCagatctgaaaatgtctttattttttagaaaatggatTCCAGGAAGGTTAAAAAGCAATACCAGAGGGTATAGGTGCAGAATTGGATGTAGTCATTCAAAGCATTCAATTAAGAATATGGCAATATAAATATCTGAAAAGCATCTCTTAGGTgttcaaacaaaaaaatgtataagtCATTCCTAACTAATTTGAGCTTTATAGCATTTCCTAGATGGGAAAAAACAGTTAACATTTGAAAGTCTTGAAAGCTTTTTCCTTGGCTAATTACATTGGATGGTTTGCCTTCGAtcaaattccttcctttttaaacatGGATAAAAGCATTACATAGGTCCACTGTTAAACAGACAACATGTTGCAAATTACTTCTGGTATAATGTATTCCAACAaagcttagaaaataaaagatgttgaGGCGGCTTTGGACTAAGTTTAATAGTCATCTCCTCTGCTGACAACTTCTTTACACGTTGGACGCAACAGTATGGTATGTTCAAACTGTGCTGTGTATGATCCTTTAATGTCACATAATGGTGGATATGGATCTACAATGCCCAAGTCACACAGATTCTTCAAAGCCATCAAGTATTTACTTTCTCCCAAGCGATCCAGCCATCTGCGGCAGAAGGCAAGGGTGCCAAAGTTTTCATTGATGACATTCAATAAGTGTTTTGTTCTTGGAAGCCTaagaagagaaaatccagaattAAAGGTAGCTAAAAAGTTacccattaaggaaaaaaaagtttctccatTAAGGGAAACTTATACAGTAGATGTGGCTTtactcagtaattaaaaaaactttttgttgCCTCTTTAAACATTCAAAAGTCAGAATGTGTAACAGCCCATAACTAATTATACAAGGCAGCTGAATGGGAGACCAGCTGAAGGCTGTCTTATCATATTTATGTGTCTATGTGCACGTGTGTTAATTTCCCCATAGAGACTCGTCAACAGTACTATGATggcaatttccttttctgtgcatcAAGCTGAAAAGACCTGCACATAAAGGAGGTATAAATCCATCTTTCAACCATCTTCAAAAAGgttaagggggggaaaaaaggtaaaaaacaaaagtttaacaataagaaaatattaagaacaaaaacctagaaatgctaggggtgcctgggtggctcagtgggttaagcctctgccttcagctaaggtcatgatctcagggtcctgggatggagccccacatcaggctctctgctcagtggggagcctgcttcccccccccccccgccttcctctctgcctacttgtgatctctctccctctctctctctctctctctctctctctgtcaaataaataaataaataatctataaacaacaacaacaaaaaaccaacctaGAAATGCTAGCAAAATTATGACCCCTCAAATTACCATTGGAAACCGGATCTTAAGAGAATACCTGCCTATGTTGTTTTTACTGCGGTTACGATTTTTAACAGGCTAGTTTCTTTGCTGTATTATAAAAATCCACAAAACATAATCATAGGCTATAGAACTGTACACTTATGGAATGTACCACTGTGGATatgtcaaattttttaaaatgctgctaactgggaaaagaaacatattaaaaacaacGGTCTCTCACCTGATTGGCACATGTCCAACGTCGAAGTTTTTCATGTAGTGTGAACATTCCATATCATCATGAACAACGCCTTTTCCTGTGCTTCCAAAGGTTTCAATGGCATACACTTCTCCTTCCTAAAGAATATGTAAGAgtccagggagaaaagaaaaagcaagaactAATTAAATTGCCATCTATTAACTTCAGCCTGAGGTATTATTTACTCCATGTTAAGAAACCTGAAATAACCTCTGGTAGTCATTATCCAACCCTTCCTGCTTTATCTCCTTAGCACTCTGGTCTTTCTGTGTCCTCCTATTAGAATGTAGCCTTTATGGGGCACccggtggctcagctggtgaagtgtctgactcttgatcttggctcaggtcttgatctcagggctatgaatGCAAGCCCTggactgggctccacactgggcatggagcctacttaagaaaaaagaatgtagcCTTTACATGGgcaggaattttattttgttcactattGCATCCTTAGTGACTACTAAAGGGACTGGCACCTAAGAGATGCTTAATAAGTGGTGAAAAAACAATCCTTTGGCTAGCCAACTTCCACATCTAACTAAGCCATGGTTTGACCAGACACGATCTGCACATTCACATAGACCAATTCCTATTGGAGTACAGACGGCAAGTTAATTTTGTTCAACATACTACGTACTTAACTACCACCAACTTtagtttggaaaaaaattaaaatgcttcatAAAAAACACTATTAATGGCACACATACCTCCATTCTTGTTGCCTCTCCTCCTTTCACAATGGGCACTGTTTTCCCAGCGTGTATTCTATATGGCCCAATTGAATGTCCGTTTAGGTTACGGATTGGTTTCACTGGCGTAACAGGAAAAGACAGTTATTCAGGGCCTTCAAGCGCACAAACAGATCTCTTAGCTTTTTGGCACAGACTTCAAGTATTGACTTAAAAATAAGACATGGCTCTACTAAACAACCCCACATTGGCACAGTTACATACAAACTGGAAAACTAGTGGAATATGAAAAGAGGTTTACAGTGTTATCAATTAAAAActagaagggaggaagggagatacTGGGAAAAGAACAAATTATGTGATGACAGAATGGGGGTCCACCTAAGGAGGTATCattaataaaagttataaaatgccATGTATACTGTgattacaaacaaaaaatacagttaCGGACCAAAAGGTAATGTGAAAATGAGAATTATGTGTCAAAATGACagaattacaaaatgaaattttattattatagcaCAGCTCGTGTGTTAGTGaggaaaatttaaattccatGGTCCCGAGACCAATGACAAAAtgaattgtggtatattcacacaatggaacactatacaataataaaaacaaaaagttgggaTACAGTGAACAACTGaaataaaacctaaagaaaaaagaacagaggaaggcACAGTTGTATgcatactgttttatttattatacatatcAAAATTAAGCACAATACTGTTATTTAGGGATACATAATTAGGTGATAAAGACATTaagaaaagcaaatgcaaatATTTCAGCACTCCAGGAAGTGGTTTGCTAGAGGAAGGCTGCTATAATTCAAAAGGGTACACAAAACTGAAGGGCTTTTGAAGTGCTGGGAATATTCTATTCCACAAGGGATTATAGTTTTCACAATTGCTTAACTGAATTTTTATGTTGCATGTATCTCTTCACACATGACataatttcacaataaaaaagtttttaaaaaatctagctTTACCAGTGCTAGAATTCTCAGAACAAGCCACCTTTCTTTCAGGGCAGAAGTAGGTAGCAAGGTTTTTTCAATTCAATGACAATGAAAAAATGACAATTATATTTAGGGGATGGCACAGAAAAAACTCTGTTAGCTCTTCAAAAAAATTCACCTTCTTTTACAAATGGTaagctaaatttattttaaaattcagtaagcaTCACTATTTCTCCAAGACCTGGCAAACTTACCCCAAAGGCCaatcaaaaatacatttacttaAGATTTCTTAACTATACCAACCTCACATAAAAACCAAGTTACACAGAAGGAGCAGGGCATAGGAGTATCCATTTGTGTATTATACAGGTTGTGACTGCAGCAGGCTAATTCTGGGACCAATAATGATAAAGGTAACTTTCCAATTCTATAGCTTCCTGATCAAGGTAAATAAAACCACTCCCTTGATGGCTCATTCTGTTACACGGTTTTTGGAAACTGCTGCTGGGAATACAGCCTACTATCCATTTTTTTATCTTCCCAACATTATGATTTGACTATATACTTTCTACTCAAATTAGTAAAAATTAATTATGCCACTCCACTAAAAACCGTGATCAACACAATAACTGTTATCAAAAAAGGGGTGCTGAAACAAAATGAACCTAAAATGTTGCACTGGGTTAATGTAAAGTGTAAGAAGGCAGATATTGATTCCAATATTTCAGGCTGGCAATGTTATGCGGTAACTAAATATTAAGTCAAACTGTCACTTAATATATCCTGAAAGGCAGAACACAAGCCAACCAAAATTATAGAATTagaaaacaagagaaggaaagatggTTTGAGAGGGACTTGAGTAAGCATTGTTCGTTGTGACACCAATCCCAAATCTGGGGGAACGAAATCACAAATTTGTTGCATACTAGTAAATCCCAGGCATTGTCATAAAAtttacagttctttaaaaaaaagaaagaaaacatgatatCCTTAATCCTATTATAGTCAAAGAAACTTGGGTTCTGTTTATAGAATTTATCTAAGTTCAGATAGACCTGTCTGACCCTACAGTATGACTAAGTTTATCTAAGTCAAACTTCGACCTAAGTTTATCTAAGCCAGGTCTAAGTTTATCTAAGTCAGACAGACCTGTCTCACCTCACAATATGTTTTCTTCATTATCCCATAATACCTCCCATCCAAGTGTGAACAGCCTTAAGAGAGTATTTTGATTTGTACTGGTGTTCACAGGATCTGACAGAGAGCAACAAGGACAGATAACATCAGGTTCCAGAGGAAGAACCCCTTCTGTAGTTGGAAGAAACATAATACCCTATCACTATCAGCAAGGTTATGCAAAAAATGCTAAATGATGTGAATTTACTGAGGGCAAGGAAGCATGAGCGTCTCTGCAAAGAGGAATATAAAGAAGAGACAGGATTTGGTTAAAGGAAATGTAGGAAATATTCTGTGAGAAAGTTATTAGAATAGTGGTTAAAGAAAACAGTGAGCAGAGATTAGGAAGGGGGATAGTGGTCAGACCCAGAGACTGGAGAAAGGTTGGAATGATGGGAAAGCAGCAGAAAGCATAGGTGACTCTGGGACTATGTACCTAAGACAGTAGCTAAGAAAGACTAAGAGGCAAAGGGAATAAAGATTAAAGGAAAGACATAGAAGAAATTAACTGGACTCTAAATTCTGGATTCAAAGCAAAAAAAGtgggggatggtggtggaggCATTAATGGAAAGAGTCTCTGGcttgtctctgagcctcaatctGACTAGTCACAGAAAACCAAGTCTGCATTTTGGCCAATCTGGGATAAATCCCTTGGTGTCCCATCACCTATACCACAGTAGCTTGACAATAGTTCCCACCTAGTGACCACAGTTTTCCTAATATGAGGAGGTcattcatttcctctctcccccatttttcctctttgtattcCCAGGAGATGGAGATAAAGCAGCTGACCCAAAGAAAGCACTCAACACGATTCTGCAAAATTAATTCTGTAAGAGGTCACATGCATTTCAAAATAagatatagtttttaaaagtatacctTGGTATGTCTTCCCATCTATTTCAACCTCATAGGATTCCATAACTTCTTGGATGGCCTCACCAACATCACACAGACGGACATCAATTCCAGcacactaaaaacaaaatgatgtatacatttttactcaaaatgaagaattttatagcaatttattagtattttaaaataaaggatgaTTAAATAAACTGCTTTGCACATTGTAACTTCCTCTGTAAGTCTCTGGTACAGTGTACTAGAATTACCCACTTTAAAACCCTAAGGGCAGCAGACCGGTCTTACATAATCCAGAGACCTTAAACAGGCTAGAAGAGGTTCAAAATACATTGAATGAAATTGTGCTTCTAGTTCACATACCTTTATTCCAGTGTTAGTGGCATCTTTTACAGCTTTTAATAATGTATCATATTTGGGATTAAAAGTAACAGTAAAAGCACAGTCAATAATCCTACctgaaagagaaaattcttctttaagttgACTTATCCACTAGTCAATTTGTCTACTTCATATCATCTACTCTATTAAACTTACtagttaaaaggaaaataaaatgatgggttCAGATGAAGTACCCAGACAGTATTCACAATCCAAGTGGAAAAAAGCATACATTTTACATAAAGGTTTTAGAATAAAAAGACTATTTCCAGTGTTAGTATATATTACTTCAAGATAGTACCAATTCAGTGCTACCCCAGGTGGATAGGCAAAAttataaacagaaacaaatcaaagagaaaaacctgGGGAACTAAAGAATAACAATGTGGGCAGAGAAAATGTATAGTTCCACAGACACTGGTCAATCATCAGTTCAGTTTCTCCAATTTAGCAAAACCTCAGGTTAAATACTTTATCTGAGCTTTATTTTCTCACCTAAAgtgagacttttaaaaagatactaacCTGAGGAGGTTTGAGAGAGAATTTAGAAAAGCCACCAAGTATATAAAGGTTGAGACTTAAAGGATCtaagtaaatgtttgttgttatACGGATAAATGTCTGAAACAACAACATGAAGAAATGCATGATTAAATTCTTCACACTttgatacaaaaaataataaacctcaACTACCCAACAGTTTTCATTATATTCCATTTAGCAGGATgcttaaaaaatctcaaaatttacCTCAACACAGCTCTACTGAAAAgtaaggaataaagaagaaaactggagagTTCAAAACCTGTAGCCCCATCCAGCAGAAAGAAGACTAGATTTTTTTGGCAAGGGGAGGCTTATTTCCAAGAACTTACCACTTATATGTGTTCCAAAGTCTATCTTACAGATGTCATCATACTGTAATACTGTTGTGTCACCAGCATTTGGAGTATAATGGGCAGCACAGTTATTCAGAGAGCATCCGGTAGGAAATGCCAGGCCTGCATTTAATCCATTCTCTTTAATTAGCTTTCGTGAACAGTCTTCCAACTTttcactatgaaaaaaaaaattgtttacttttacatttttatccttATATACCCTACAGGTCATCAGGTCCAGAGAGTTTACTAAAAACTCTTAAATTACTTTCTGGGAGTGATCTGAGCACTTCCTAGATATGAATAAGTAGTTCTCTAATGCTATGAAAATAGTAGctcatctctaaaatataaaaagaatttgtttccATTAGAAGTCTGAAGAAACAGAACCACAAGATCCACTTTTTACTTAGTTTTCTAGGAAATGAGATTCTTGACTTAGACTAATTTAAATGTTGactatgttttatttgttcaatGTTGCGTACCTAAAAATTGTCTGAATTAGAGGACTGTTGCCTTTTACAACTAATTACTTCTCAGGGAAAACTAGAGAAATAACTACTTTTATTGGTTTCTTCATTGCATTATAACTATGTTTTATGaccaataattttaatattaattgatAGCAAAATAACAGATTTTCAAGCAGAACATAAGAATCATAATAATGTGTGCACTTCCATATGTAAGGGTACAAGGGTACAAAATAGAGTGGTTGAGGTATAAATGTCCTCTTACAATTTCCTCATTACATCTACAGTACAAGAACTCAGAGATATTTCTAGGAGCTTCACTTCAGGTTTTAGCAAAGTAATAATGAAAGCCAAACATTACAATTGGAGTtagcactaaagaaaaaaaaaagacatcatgtccttacaaaaacatatttttttttttttaaagattttttattatttatttatttgacagagagagatcacaagtaggcagaggggcaggcagagagagagagagagagaggaggaagcaggctctctgctgagcagagagcccgatgcaggtctcgatcccaggaccctgggatcatgacctgagctgaaggccgaggctttaacccactgagccactcaggcgcccccaaaaacatatttcttttaccAGATTTCTATCATTGTCATCCCCGGCTTGATCCAGCTCATAACATATTTTCTAACTTGTCGATGTGCTTCTGCAGCTTCTCGAAAATCATTCCATATCTCTTCACTAGCTTGAtctaatgctttcttttcttcactcGTGGTTCTCCAAGCAGCTGTTCGCCTTTATAGTATGTACAGCATAGTATTAGTCATTAAGAAACAGCAGATGAACATAAAAGcggagagataaaaatatattaatataagacATTTTAGATAAAATGCTACATATTCAGTTTCTCTTATTAAATGTTagcaaaatttctgaaaaacaagTAGTCACACATTTGCAATCCAGCCAAATCAAGTTAAACCTTCTTTAGgactcaaaagaaacaaaacaaaacaaaatctcaagtGAGATTTCATTCATAGAGACTAAAACTCTGccacacaaaaagacaaaatcataAGTCAGAAAAGAGTCCTAGAaaccaaggaatgggagaaaacagtAATCCTTCCACTCAAGGTTATAGTCTAAGAGACTTCAAAAGACCACACCAAAATTAGCATTTAACTTCATACACAGGGTAAGTACTAATGCAAAAACTTGACCTGGAAATCTTTATACACCTCcctcaaaacataaaatattgtgtgtttttgaaggatttttctaattgtatgtatgtacatctgtatatatttgtatatctatatctatatatgaagTGATCTTCCTTGAAGGATATGgctcatattttaaaactgccaGGAGTacggggcgcctgtgtggctcagttaagtgtctgacctttggctccaatcatgatctcagggtcctgggatcaaccatgcacagggctctctgctcaagcagagagtccgcttctccttctcccactccccctgcttgtgttccctctctcactgtgtctctgtcaaataaataaaaaaaatcttaaaaaaaaaaaaaaaagctgtcaggAGTAACAAACATTTCTTATCCAGTTTCTGGGAATGAGGAGATCCACTGACTTCCTTTAAGCAGCATTATTTCAAAAACAGTAACTGT harbors:
- the METAP2 gene encoding methionine aminopeptidase 2 isoform X2 → MAGVEEAASSGSHLNGDLDPDDREEGAASTAEEAAKKKRRKKKKSKGAATGQQEPDKESGASVDEVARQLERQALEEKERDDDDEDGDGDGDGAAGKKKKKKKKKRGPKVQTDPPSVPICDLYPNGVFPKGQECEYPPTQDGRTAAWRTTSEEKKALDQASEEIWNDFREAAEAHRQVRKYVMSWIKPGMTMIEICEKLEDCSRKLIKENGLNAGLAFPTGCSLNNCAAHYTPNAGDTTVLQYDDICKIDFGTHISGRIIDCAFTVTFNPKYDTLLKAVKDATNTGIKCAGIDVRLCDVGEAIQEVMESYEVEIDGKTYQVKPIRNLNGHSIGPYRIHAGKTVPIVKGGEATRMEEGEVYAIETFGSTGKGVVHDDMECSHYMKNFDVGHVPIRLPRTKHLLNVINENFGTLAFCRRWLDRLGESKYLMALKNLCDLGIVDPYPPLCDIKGSYTAQFEHTILLRPTCKEVVSRGDDY
- the METAP2 gene encoding methionine aminopeptidase 2 isoform X1, with the translated sequence MAGVEEAASSGSHLNGDLDPDDREEGAASTAEEAAKKKRRKKKKSKGAATAGQQEPDKESGASVDEVARQLERQALEEKERDDDDEDGDGDGDGAAGKKKKKKKKKRGPKVQTDPPSVPICDLYPNGVFPKGQECEYPPTQDGRTAAWRTTSEEKKALDQASEEIWNDFREAAEAHRQVRKYVMSWIKPGMTMIEICEKLEDCSRKLIKENGLNAGLAFPTGCSLNNCAAHYTPNAGDTTVLQYDDICKIDFGTHISGRIIDCAFTVTFNPKYDTLLKAVKDATNTGIKCAGIDVRLCDVGEAIQEVMESYEVEIDGKTYQVKPIRNLNGHSIGPYRIHAGKTVPIVKGGEATRMEEGEVYAIETFGSTGKGVVHDDMECSHYMKNFDVGHVPIRLPRTKHLLNVINENFGTLAFCRRWLDRLGESKYLMALKNLCDLGIVDPYPPLCDIKGSYTAQFEHTILLRPTCKEVVSRGDDY